One window of Quercus robur chromosome 5, dhQueRobu3.1, whole genome shotgun sequence genomic DNA carries:
- the LOC126727106 gene encoding zinc finger BED domain-containing protein RICESLEEPER 2-like: MSVTEGMDEFEQIVSSGSKISRSGTSEVWNDFEILPSYEDGHRKVKCRKCANILTADKENGTSNLRRHAKKCHQENDSVPCRPPLDQDMYCEKIAMAIIRHNYSISFAKHEVNRELHIFLNPDVKPICRNTAKSDVLKIYKRERENLKRALELVPGKICLTSDLWKSSTTDEYMVLTAHYIDANWELQMRVLCFSHTPPPCSSKILGERLFNILKEWGIEKKVFTITLDNASYNDTLVNSLKKNPSFRSSLPCSGEFFRVRCGAHILNLIVQEGLKIIEHVVHNIHESVKYVRGNDMRKLRFAECLQELPNLTSKKVRQDVPTRWNSTYLMIETALTFRDAFHNLSIVDGSFHTCPLDDEWDKAKKIAKFLKPFYDITTLFSGTQYPTANLYFHGVWKIHLRILEEMEDEDVVISDMAKSMKEKFDKYWDCYSIVLSFAVILDPRYKLQFVEFNYRRLYGTNGTIMVMDLRDKLYSLFEGYLRATNYEAHNMVENASSSGANEKVRDADIAGFDTFESEIVGSINSKSQLDVYLEEAGLTITLIWTWIFLNIGNHIVVAFQNFH; encoded by the coding sequence ATGTCTGTAACTGAGGGGATGGATGAATTTGAACAAATAGTTTCAAGTGGTAGCAAAATAAGTAGGAGTGGGACTTCTGAAGTGTGGAATGATTTCGAAATATTACCTTCATATGAAGATGGCCATCGAAAAGTCAAGTGCAGAAAATGTGCTAATATTTTAACAGCAGATAAGGAGAATGGAACTAGTAATTTACGCCGTCATGCTAAGAAATGTCATCAAGAAAATGATAGTGTGCCTTGCCGTCCTCCCCTTGATCAAGATATGTATTGTGAAAAGATTGCAATGGCAATTATTAGGCATAATTACTCAATTTCATTTGCAAAGCATGAGGTCAATAGAGAGCTTCATATCTTTCTAAATCCCGATGTTAAGCCAATATGTAGGAATACAGCAAAGTCAGATGTTTTGAAAATCtataagagagaaagagaaaatctCAAACGTGCTTTAGAGTTAGTCCCGGGCAAGATTTGCTTAACATCAGATTTGTGGAAATCTTCCACAACTGATGAGTACATGGTTCTCACTGCACACTACATTGATGCAAATTGGGAGTTGCAAAtgagggttttatgtttttctcatACGCCACCTCCTTGTAGTAGTAAGATTTTGGGAGAGAGATTGTTTAACATTCTAAAAGAATGGGGCATTGAGAAAAAAGTATTTACAATCACTTTAGACAATGCTTCTTACAATGATACCTTGGTGAATAGTTTGAAGAAAAACCCTTCTTTTAGATCATCTTTGCCTTGTAGTGGTGAGTTCTTTCGTGTTCGTTGTGGTGCTCATATTTTAAACCTTATTGTACAAGAAGGTTTGAAAATTATAGAGCATGTTGTGCACAACATACATGAAAGTGTTAAATATGTGAGAGGCAATGATATGAGGAAGTTAAGATTTGCTGAATGTCTTCAAGAACTCCCTAATTTAACTAGTAAGAAAGTGCGACAAGATGTGCCAACAAGATGGAACTCAACATATTTAATGATTGAGACAGCTCTTACATTTCGGGATGCATTTCACAATTTGAGTATTGTTGATGGAAGCTTTCACACTTGTCCCTTAGATGATGAATGGGATAAGGCTAAGAAGATAGCAAAATTTTTGAAGCCATTTTATGACATCACCACTCTCTTTTCAGGCACTCAATACCCTACTGCCAACTTATACTTTCATGGTGTATGGAAAATTCATTTGCGTATTTTAGAAGAGATGGAAGATGAAGATGTAGTAATTAGTGACATGGCAaaaagcatgaaagaaaaatttgataaatacTGGGATTGTTACAGCATTGTGCTATCATTTGCTGTAATTTTAGATCCTCGGTATAAGTTGCAGTTTGTGGAGTTCAATTATAGGCGACTTTATGGCACTAATGGGACAATAATGGTGATGGATCTTCGTGACAAGTTATATTCCCTTTTCGAAGGATATTTGCGCGCCACTAATTATGAAGCACACAATATGGTTGAAAATGCATCTAGTAGTGGTGCTAATGAGAAGGTAAGAGATGCTGATATTGCTGGTTTTGATACATTTGAGAGTGAAATTGTTGGTTCAATCAATAGTAAGTCACAATTAGATGTGTATTTGGAAGAGGCCGGTTTGACCATAACACTCATATGGACTTGGATATTCTTGAATATTGGGAATCACATTGTGGTAGCTTTCCAGAACTTTCACTAA